A section of the Triticum dicoccoides isolate Atlit2015 ecotype Zavitan chromosome 7A, WEW_v2.0, whole genome shotgun sequence genome encodes:
- the LOC119330932 gene encoding polyadenylation and cleavage factor homolog 4-like isoform X1, with translation MASAAAAAPVVGQVVERFRARLREEAGEEPGAAAVVGVYKEALAELTFNCKPIITELTIIAGQHAALAARGIADVICARILEVPVEQKLPSLYLLDSIVKNIGREYVEDFATRLQKVFCFAYREVHPKQHPAMRHLFRTWSQVFPSSVLQGIEDELQFSPSENKRPATTTIPRQPESLSPRPSHGIHVNPKYLEAQHQLKNGTKVDQLATRGRQMLDVAEDHINGLTTNSLRGFPSTSSKLQRSMIPYTENPDQQETFQSRIGLIRRDMSRSPPPDVLPRNASPKRPLEMPQLSHSVLGHDPRRLPDRNGWFEWQHAFEDSAQRPSMSTLDEEYRKQSARELIDAYGNSQGNDADDRLPKMQRLESNGMASRSSAQKWLTSEEEEYTWEDMRPTLSRNRNNILSLPSSETLRAGFPGPNTGQLDSDIGMRSWRSQAPRPALNLEDRTGHVDIATSRRYPGNFGLQNGAISEYHSSENTLDPGRILAMSAPPWQQTNGLPLRIQAPQPSSTLNRLALPTDVEMPVKMLATGGPYDAMHVDLPLTNRSSPAPAPIEWPLHHHSQPPHNTKDIRGATDSLEVRPFIRHGVNSSVFVPRHLYDALDRKTVSTGNLAQPPYQHPDLLSSSQQNQGTNFGNQSQPHDVPQFHPHSHSHPPEAFRSFAPSMPIAPPQNPFQGQGGSAAVPPVTPLPNTFSVTPTVQPYGVSSVSSFALPPLHRGLPPASLQMGPSSSQVGGPTTYFSGILSNLMNHGVITLEPSSQPQDSVGVDFNVDLKVRNESVINALYQDLHRQCKTCGLRFKCQEEHRAHMDWHVTKNRNSKNRKQSSRKYFVTVGEWLRAAETVGNDGVPSFELTEPIPDRNEEKEMAVPADENQTTCALCQEPFEDFYSDETEEWMYKGAVYMNAPDGNIVGLQRSHLGPIVHSKCRSGPSNIS, from the exons ATGGCCTCCGCCGCTGCGGCGGCCCCAGTCGTGGGCCAGGTCGTGGAGCGGTTCCGCGCGcggctgcgggaggaggcgggagagGAGCCGGGGGCGGCCGCGGTGGTGGGCGTCTACAAGGAGGCCCTCGCCGAGCTCACCTTCAACTGCAAGCCCATCATCACCGAGCTTACCATCATCGCGGGCCAGCACGCCGCGCTCGCCGCCAGGGGCATCGCCGACGTCATCTGCGCCCGCATCCTTGAG gtgccagtCGAGCAGAAATTGCCATCTTTGTATCTGCTAGATAGTATCGTGAAGAACATAGGACGAGAATATGTAGAGGACTTTGCCACTCGATTGCAGAAGGTATTTTGTTTTGCATACAGGGAAGTTCATCCCAAACAGCATCCTGCAATGCGACACCTCTTCCGTACCTGGTCGCAAGTGTTCCCTTCTTCTGTCCTTCAAGGGATCGAGGATGAGCTTCAGTTTTCTCCTTCAGAGAATAAGCGTCCTGCCACAACGACTATTCCGCGACAGCCAGAGTCGTTATCTCCTAGGCCATCTCATGGCATCCATGTAAATCCAAAGTATCTAGAAGCGCAACACCAACTCAAGAATGGTACCAAG GTGGATCAGCTAGCAACTCGAGGCAGGCAAATGCTTGACGTGGCGGAGGATCATATTAATGGGTTAACAACAAATAGTTTGCGGGGATTTCCTTCCACTTCTTCAAAGCTCCAG AGATCTATGATACCATATACTGAAAATCCTGATCAACAAGAAACATTTCAATCACGTATTGGATTGATAAGAAGAGATATGTCCAGATCACCACCTCCTGATGTGCTCCCTAGGAATGCATCCCCAAAAAGACCACTAGAGATGCCGCAGCTGTCTCATTCTGTATTGGGGCATGATCCTAGAAGATTGCCTGATAGAAATGGTTGGTTTGAATGGCAACATGCTTTTGAGGATAGTGCACAACGGCCTTCGATGAGCACGCTTGATGAAGAATATAGGAAACAAAGTGCAAGAGAACTTATTGATGCCTACGGAAATTCTCAAGGCAATGATGCTGATGATAGGCTTCCCAAGATGCAACGGCTAGAATCAAATGGCATGGCAAGTAGATCCAGTGCACAAAAATGGCTCACTTCAGAGGAAGAGGAGTATACTTGGGAGGATATGCGTCCAACTTTGTCCCGAAATAGAAACAACATTCTGTCTTTACCTTCCTCTGAAACTTTGAGAGCTGGATTTCCTGGGCCAAACACTGGGCAGCTGGATTCTGATATTGGGATGCGCAGCTGGCGAAGCCAGGCTCCTCGACCAGCACTAAATCTCGAAGACAGGACTGGT CATGTTGACATAGCCACTAGTAGGAGATATCCAGGCAATTTTGGTCTGCAAAATGGAGCTATTTCAGAGTACCATAGTTCTGAGAATACCCTTGATCCTGGAAGAATTCTTGCTATGTCAGCTCCACCGTGGCAGCAGACTAATGGCCTGCCTTTGCGAATACAAGCACCTCAACCTTCATCAACACTGAATAGGTTGGCACTGCCCACTGATGTTGAAATGCCTGTCAAGATGTTGGCCACTGGTGGTCCATATGATGCTATGCATGTAGACTTACCCTTGACTAATAGGTCCTCGCCTGCTCCTGCTCCCATAGAATGGCCTCTTCATCATCATAGTCAACCACCACATAATACAAAAGATATTAGAGGTGCAACAGATAGTCTTGAAGTTAGGCCATTTATCAGGCATGGAGTCAATTCATCTGTATTTGTTCCTCGGCATCTATATGATGCATTGGATCGGAAAACTGTAAGTACCGGTAACTTAGCTCAACCACCATACCAGCACCCAGATTTGTTGTCATCGAGTCAACAAAATCAAGGTACAAATTTTGGAAATCAATCTCAGCCTCATGATGTGCCACAGTTTCATCCTCATTCCCATTCCCATCCTCCGGAGGCATTTAGAAGCTTTGCCCCCAGCATGCCTATAGCTCCCCCCCAAAATCCATTCCAAGGACAAGGAGGTAGTGCAGCAGTACCACCAGTTACACCTCTACCAAACACCTTTTCTGTAACACCTACTGTGCAACCCTATGGTGTGTCGTCAGTGTCTAGTTTTGCTCTGCCTCCATTACATCGTGGCCTACCTCCTGCTTCGTTGCAGATGGGTCCATCTTCATCACAAGTTGGTGGGCCTACAACATATTTCTCTGGAATTTTAAGTAACCTTATGAATCATGGTGTAATTACACTGGAGCCTTCTAGTCAACCTCAG GACTCTGTTGGAGTTGACTTCAATGTAGACCTCAAGGTGCGGAACGAGTCTGTCATTAATGCTCTGTATCAGGATCTCCACAGGCAATGCAAAACGTGTGGCCTTCGTTTTAAATGCCAGGAAGAGCACCGTGCTCATATGGATTGGCATGTTACGAAAAACAGAAATTCCAAAAATCGCAAGCAATCTTCACGTAAATATTTTGTCACCGTGGGGGAATGGTTAAGAGCAGCAGAAACGGTAGGAAATGATGGTGTTCCTTCTTTCGAGCTCACGGAACCAATCCCTGACAGAAATGAAGAGAAAGAAATGGCTGTTCCTGCCGATGAAAACCAAACAACATGTGCTTTATGTCAAGAGCCATTTGAGGATTTCTACAGCGATGAAACTGAAGAGTGGATGTACAAAGGTGCAGTTTACATGAATGCACCTGATGGTAATATTGTTGGTCTCCAGAGGTCGCATTTGGGGCCTATTGTCCATTCCAAATGTCGATCTGGCCCCAGTAATATTTCTTAG
- the LOC119330932 gene encoding polyadenylation and cleavage factor homolog 4-like isoform X2 encodes MASAAAAAPVVGQVVERFRARLREEAGEEPGAAAVVGVYKEALAELTFNCKPIITELTIIAGQHAALAARGIADVICARILEVPVEQKLPSLYLLDSIVKNIGREYVEDFATRLQKVFCFAYREVHPKQHPAMRHLFRTWSQVFPSSVLQGIEDELQFSPSENKRPATTTIPRQPESLSPRPSHGIHVNPKYLEAQHQLKNGTKVDQLATRGRQMLDVAEDHINGLTTNSLRGFPSTSSKLQHVDIATSRRYPGNFGLQNGAISEYHSSENTLDPGRILAMSAPPWQQTNGLPLRIQAPQPSSTLNRLALPTDVEMPVKMLATGGPYDAMHVDLPLTNRSSPAPAPIEWPLHHHSQPPHNTKDIRGATDSLEVRPFIRHGVNSSVFVPRHLYDALDRKTVSTGNLAQPPYQHPDLLSSSQQNQGTNFGNQSQPHDVPQFHPHSHSHPPEAFRSFAPSMPIAPPQNPFQGQGGSAAVPPVTPLPNTFSVTPTVQPYGVSSVSSFALPPLHRGLPPASLQMGPSSSQVGGPTTYFSGILSNLMNHGVITLEPSSQPQDSVGVDFNVDLKVRNESVINALYQDLHRQCKTCGLRFKCQEEHRAHMDWHVTKNRNSKNRKQSSRKYFVTVGEWLRAAETVGNDGVPSFELTEPIPDRNEEKEMAVPADENQTTCALCQEPFEDFYSDETEEWMYKGAVYMNAPDGNIVGLQRSHLGPIVHSKCRSGPSNIS; translated from the exons ATGGCCTCCGCCGCTGCGGCGGCCCCAGTCGTGGGCCAGGTCGTGGAGCGGTTCCGCGCGcggctgcgggaggaggcgggagagGAGCCGGGGGCGGCCGCGGTGGTGGGCGTCTACAAGGAGGCCCTCGCCGAGCTCACCTTCAACTGCAAGCCCATCATCACCGAGCTTACCATCATCGCGGGCCAGCACGCCGCGCTCGCCGCCAGGGGCATCGCCGACGTCATCTGCGCCCGCATCCTTGAG gtgccagtCGAGCAGAAATTGCCATCTTTGTATCTGCTAGATAGTATCGTGAAGAACATAGGACGAGAATATGTAGAGGACTTTGCCACTCGATTGCAGAAGGTATTTTGTTTTGCATACAGGGAAGTTCATCCCAAACAGCATCCTGCAATGCGACACCTCTTCCGTACCTGGTCGCAAGTGTTCCCTTCTTCTGTCCTTCAAGGGATCGAGGATGAGCTTCAGTTTTCTCCTTCAGAGAATAAGCGTCCTGCCACAACGACTATTCCGCGACAGCCAGAGTCGTTATCTCCTAGGCCATCTCATGGCATCCATGTAAATCCAAAGTATCTAGAAGCGCAACACCAACTCAAGAATGGTACCAAG GTGGATCAGCTAGCAACTCGAGGCAGGCAAATGCTTGACGTGGCGGAGGATCATATTAATGGGTTAACAACAAATAGTTTGCGGGGATTTCCTTCCACTTCTTCAAAGCTCCAG CATGTTGACATAGCCACTAGTAGGAGATATCCAGGCAATTTTGGTCTGCAAAATGGAGCTATTTCAGAGTACCATAGTTCTGAGAATACCCTTGATCCTGGAAGAATTCTTGCTATGTCAGCTCCACCGTGGCAGCAGACTAATGGCCTGCCTTTGCGAATACAAGCACCTCAACCTTCATCAACACTGAATAGGTTGGCACTGCCCACTGATGTTGAAATGCCTGTCAAGATGTTGGCCACTGGTGGTCCATATGATGCTATGCATGTAGACTTACCCTTGACTAATAGGTCCTCGCCTGCTCCTGCTCCCATAGAATGGCCTCTTCATCATCATAGTCAACCACCACATAATACAAAAGATATTAGAGGTGCAACAGATAGTCTTGAAGTTAGGCCATTTATCAGGCATGGAGTCAATTCATCTGTATTTGTTCCTCGGCATCTATATGATGCATTGGATCGGAAAACTGTAAGTACCGGTAACTTAGCTCAACCACCATACCAGCACCCAGATTTGTTGTCATCGAGTCAACAAAATCAAGGTACAAATTTTGGAAATCAATCTCAGCCTCATGATGTGCCACAGTTTCATCCTCATTCCCATTCCCATCCTCCGGAGGCATTTAGAAGCTTTGCCCCCAGCATGCCTATAGCTCCCCCCCAAAATCCATTCCAAGGACAAGGAGGTAGTGCAGCAGTACCACCAGTTACACCTCTACCAAACACCTTTTCTGTAACACCTACTGTGCAACCCTATGGTGTGTCGTCAGTGTCTAGTTTTGCTCTGCCTCCATTACATCGTGGCCTACCTCCTGCTTCGTTGCAGATGGGTCCATCTTCATCACAAGTTGGTGGGCCTACAACATATTTCTCTGGAATTTTAAGTAACCTTATGAATCATGGTGTAATTACACTGGAGCCTTCTAGTCAACCTCAG GACTCTGTTGGAGTTGACTTCAATGTAGACCTCAAGGTGCGGAACGAGTCTGTCATTAATGCTCTGTATCAGGATCTCCACAGGCAATGCAAAACGTGTGGCCTTCGTTTTAAATGCCAGGAAGAGCACCGTGCTCATATGGATTGGCATGTTACGAAAAACAGAAATTCCAAAAATCGCAAGCAATCTTCACGTAAATATTTTGTCACCGTGGGGGAATGGTTAAGAGCAGCAGAAACGGTAGGAAATGATGGTGTTCCTTCTTTCGAGCTCACGGAACCAATCCCTGACAGAAATGAAGAGAAAGAAATGGCTGTTCCTGCCGATGAAAACCAAACAACATGTGCTTTATGTCAAGAGCCATTTGAGGATTTCTACAGCGATGAAACTGAAGAGTGGATGTACAAAGGTGCAGTTTACATGAATGCACCTGATGGTAATATTGTTGGTCTCCAGAGGTCGCATTTGGGGCCTATTGTCCATTCCAAATGTCGATCTGGCCCCAGTAATATTTCTTAG